In one Macaca nemestrina isolate mMacNem1 chromosome 2, mMacNem.hap1, whole genome shotgun sequence genomic region, the following are encoded:
- the LOC105470396 gene encoding cell surface glycoprotein CD200 receptor 1 isoform X4 has product MLCPWRTANLGLLLILAVFLVAEAEGAAQSNNSLMLQTSKENHTLASNSLCMDEKQITQNHSKVLAEVNISWPVQMARNAVLCCPPIEFRNLIIIVWEIILRGQPSCTKSYRKETNETKETNCTDERITWVSTPDQNSDLQIYPVAITHDGYYRCIMATPDGNFHRGYHLQVLVTPEVTLFESRNRTAVCEAVAGKPAAQISWIPAGDCAPTEHEYWGNGTVTVKSTCHWEGHNVSAVTCHVSHLTGNKSLYIELLPG; this is encoded by the exons AAGCCGAGGGTGCTGCTCAATCAAACAACTCATTAATGCTGCAAACTAGCAAGGAGAATCATACTTTAG CTTCAAACAGTTTATGTATGGATGAAAAACAGATTACACAGAACCACTCAAAAGTACTCGCAGAAG TTAACATTTCATGGCCTGTACAGATGGCTAGAAATGCTGTGCTTTGTTGCCCTCCTATTGAGTTCAGAAATTTGATCATAATAGTATGGGAAATAATCCTAAGAGGCCAGCCTTCCTGCACAAAATCCTacaggaaagaaacaaatgagaCCAAGGAAACCAACTGTACTGATGAGAGAATAACCTGGGTCTCCACACCTGATCAGAATTCAGACCTTCAGATTTACCCAGTGGCCATCACTCATGACGGGTATTACAGATGCATAATGGCAACTCCTGATGGGAATTTCCATCGTGGATATCACCTCCAAGTGCTAG TTACACCTGAAGTGACCCTGTTTGAAAGCAGGAATAGAACTGCAGTATGCGAGGCAGTTGCAGGGAAGCCAGCTGCGCAGATCTCCTGGATCCCAGCGGGGGATTGTGCCCCTACTGAGCATGAGTACTGGGGCAATGGCACAGTGACTGTTAAGAGTACATGCCACTGGGAGGGCCACAATGTGTCTGCCGTGACCTGCCATGTCTCCCATTTGACTGGCAACAAGAGTCTGTACATAGAGCTACTTCCTG